In one window of Nodosilinea sp. PGN35 DNA:
- a CDS encoding fasciclin domain-containing protein, translating into MPTIVDIAVNTEGFSTLVAAVQAAGLVEALQSPGPFTVFAPNDDAFAKLPPGTVQTLVQNPPQLGRILKFHVVAGKYTRDELIKLGTVESLEGAPIPIDGPFDGDGGFEVKNATVLAADIEADNGIIHVLDNVILMG; encoded by the coding sequence ATGCCTACCATCGTCGATATCGCCGTCAACACCGAAGGCTTCTCTACCCTGGTCGCCGCCGTGCAGGCCGCCGGGCTGGTGGAGGCGCTGCAAAGCCCTGGCCCTTTCACCGTCTTTGCCCCCAATGACGACGCCTTTGCCAAGCTGCCCCCCGGCACGGTGCAAACCCTGGTGCAGAATCCGCCGCAGCTGGGCCGCATTCTCAAGTTCCACGTAGTCGCAGGCAAGTACACCAGGGACGAGCTGATCAAGCTGGGCACAGTCGAGTCCCTGGAGGGGGCACCGATTCCCATCGACGGCCCCTTTGATGGAGATGGGGGCTTTGAGGTCAAAAACGCCACGGTGCTGGCCGCCGATATCGAAGCCGACAACGGCATCATCCACGTGCTGGACAACGTGATTTTGATGGGCTAG
- a CDS encoding CO2 hydration protein, whose product MPTLTETPTLIPPSTHPHADVVHRLESGGSMLPDTPENLMQIIGIYKAYAVPMDFYWRDLLYIAERVFLNPIPAFKYFLPQEYLDLHNHYAGDTADLRIWRGPATAHPELLEFMEQGEVNRKLPKLLHHLWHDRVNMEFAEACMRAMLWHQDMGGRFNDYLYTEEYKEACDRAIRAYFKSNPAMLGLHKLFPEMFYEKCRELSYYANLGLFWEVMAPVFFEMSDIYDEGGFAGVPDAMNFLVNGIFAVAGRPIYHHVYVGDECFELIPKSCGFTWLYEAALPYVEAVFYRTAPFRGTKSYNAQAAQVPADQNDFHYGILYADVFPVGSAGIPPTLLMQDMLHFLPQYLLDYYDQHCRGKDDLLIQLGITFQRSMYNVTSAVIQALRTALLYPLDDQNPRHLMANRQFFEAQMDRFLRPEARLRDIQQQEYR is encoded by the coding sequence ATGCCCACCCTCACCGAAACCCCAACCCTCATCCCCCCCTCCACCCACCCCCACGCCGACGTGGTGCATCGCCTAGAATCTGGCGGTTCGATGCTGCCCGACACGCCCGAGAACCTGATGCAGATCATCGGCATCTACAAAGCCTACGCCGTGCCGATGGACTTCTACTGGCGGGATCTGCTGTACATTGCTGAGCGGGTGTTTTTGAACCCAATCCCGGCCTTCAAGTACTTTCTACCGCAGGAATATCTGGATCTCCACAACCACTATGCGGGCGACACCGCCGACCTGCGCATCTGGCGCGGCCCCGCCACTGCCCACCCCGAGCTGCTGGAGTTTATGGAACAGGGCGAGGTGAACCGCAAGCTGCCTAAGCTGCTCCACCACCTCTGGCACGATCGCGTCAACATGGAGTTTGCCGAGGCCTGTATGCGGGCTATGCTCTGGCACCAGGACATGGGCGGGCGGTTCAACGACTATCTGTACACCGAGGAGTATAAGGAAGCGTGCGATCGCGCCATCCGCGCCTACTTCAAGAGCAACCCCGCCATGCTGGGGCTGCACAAACTGTTCCCCGAGATGTTCTACGAAAAGTGCCGCGAACTCTCCTACTACGCCAACCTGGGCCTGTTCTGGGAGGTGATGGCCCCGGTCTTCTTTGAAATGTCGGACATCTACGACGAGGGCGGCTTTGCGGGTGTGCCCGACGCCATGAACTTTCTGGTCAACGGCATCTTCGCCGTCGCCGGTCGGCCCATCTACCACCACGTCTACGTGGGCGACGAGTGCTTTGAGCTGATTCCCAAGTCCTGTGGCTTCACCTGGCTGTATGAGGCCGCCCTGCCCTACGTCGAGGCGGTCTTCTACCGCACCGCCCCCTTCCGGGGCACCAAATCCTACAATGCCCAGGCCGCCCAGGTGCCCGCCGACCAAAACGACTTCCACTACGGCATCCTCTACGCCGACGTGTTCCCCGTGGGCAGCGCGGGCATTCCCCCCACCCTGCTGATGCAGGACATGCTGCACTTTTTGCCGCAGTATTTGCTGGACTACTACGACCAGCACTGCCGGGGCAAAGACGACCTGCTGATCCAGCTCGGCATCACCTTCCAGCGCTCCATGTACAACGTCACCTCCGCCGTGATCCAGGCGCTGCGCACCGCGCTGCTCTACCCGCTGGATGACCAAAATCCCCGCCACCTGATGGCCAACCGCCAGTTCTTCGAGGCCCAGATGGATCGCTTCCTGCGCCCCGAAGCCCGCCTGCGGGACATTCAGCAGCAGGAGTATCGTTAG
- a CDS encoding NUDIX hydrolase encodes MGKKARIRPISICLMRRGEAILVHEAYDAVKERGFARPLGGGIDFGETSAAAAVREIKEELGHDITDVRLLGIVENIFVYEGEPGHEMVFVYDGRFVDESLYERESLDVVEGKRRFEAVWRSPDALRHGPYYLVPEGIWQFL; translated from the coding sequence ATGGGCAAAAAAGCGCGGATTCGGCCAATTTCCATCTGTCTGATGCGGCGAGGCGAGGCGATTTTGGTTCACGAAGCCTACGACGCGGTAAAAGAGCGGGGCTTTGCGCGGCCCCTGGGGGGCGGTATCGACTTTGGCGAGACTAGCGCGGCGGCGGCGGTGCGTGAAATCAAAGAGGAGTTGGGGCACGACATTACCGATGTGAGGCTGCTGGGCATCGTGGAGAACATCTTTGTCTACGAGGGGGAGCCGGGGCACGAAATGGTGTTTGTCTACGACGGGCGGTTTGTGGATGAGTCGCTCTATGAACGAGAGAGCCTGGACGTGGTGGAGGGAAAGCGACGGTTTGAGGCGGTGTGGCGATCGCCCGATGCCCTCCGCCATGGCCCCTACTACCTGGTACCCGAGGGAATTTGGCAATTCCTCTAA
- a CDS encoding NADH-quinone oxidoreductase subunit M — translation MLTPLLLIPLLGAIALSCWPGLSARQARIGALVASGAALLWTIALFTRFDLSFGGFQFHEYLPWLPFLGLNYELSLDGLSLLMVGLNSLLTWIAIWSSNPEIERPRLFYSLLLLVSSGVAGAFVAQNLMLFFLLYEIELVPLYLLIAIWGGEKRAYAATKFLLYTALSGALMLAGFLGTVWLSGANDFTYYAVMGHELPLVWQAILLGLLLVAFGIKIPLVPFHTWLPDTYVAANTPVAMVLGGVLAKLGTYGLFRFGLGLFPDAWAQFSPYLAGWAAVSVLYGAITAIAQKDIKRMVAYSSIGHMGYVLLGGAAMTDLALTGALSQMVSHGIILAILFHLVGVIEAKVGTRELDVLNGLMNPVRGLPMVSALLVLGGMASAGIPGLVGFVTEFLVFQGSYAAYPLQTLLGVIGTGLTAVYFVILLNRTCFGKLDNAIAYFPKVTFSEKLPAYVLAGLILFLGIQPNWLVQWGEPTASVMVAAMPVVQAADEAIESLPTEVTPDPAIALPIGTLPALP, via the coding sequence ATGCTCACTCCCCTCCTGCTGATTCCTCTGCTGGGCGCGATCGCCCTCTCCTGCTGGCCCGGCCTCTCGGCCAGGCAGGCCCGCATCGGTGCCCTGGTCGCCTCCGGGGCGGCGCTGCTGTGGACGATCGCCCTGTTTACCCGGTTTGACCTGTCCTTTGGGGGCTTTCAGTTCCATGAGTATCTGCCCTGGCTGCCGTTTTTGGGGCTGAACTACGAGCTCAGCCTCGACGGGCTGTCGCTGCTGATGGTGGGGCTCAACAGCCTGCTCACCTGGATCGCTATCTGGAGCAGCAATCCAGAGATTGAGCGGCCCCGGCTGTTTTACAGTCTGCTGCTGCTGGTGAGTAGCGGGGTGGCGGGGGCCTTTGTGGCCCAGAACCTGATGCTGTTCTTTTTGCTCTACGAAATTGAGCTGGTGCCGCTGTACCTGCTGATTGCCATCTGGGGCGGCGAGAAGCGGGCCTACGCCGCCACCAAGTTTTTGCTCTACACCGCCCTCTCTGGGGCGCTGATGCTGGCGGGCTTTCTCGGTACGGTGTGGCTCAGCGGCGCAAACGATTTTACCTACTACGCGGTGATGGGCCACGAGCTGCCCCTGGTGTGGCAGGCAATTTTGCTGGGGCTGCTGCTGGTGGCCTTTGGCATCAAAATTCCGCTGGTGCCGTTTCACACCTGGCTGCCCGACACCTACGTGGCGGCCAATACCCCGGTGGCTATGGTGCTGGGGGGGGTGCTGGCTAAGCTGGGCACCTACGGCCTGTTTCGCTTTGGCCTGGGCCTGTTCCCCGACGCCTGGGCGCAGTTTTCGCCCTACCTGGCGGGGTGGGCGGCGGTGAGCGTGCTCTACGGGGCGATTACGGCGATCGCCCAAAAAGACATCAAGCGCATGGTGGCCTACAGCTCCATCGGCCACATGGGCTACGTGCTGCTGGGGGGGGCGGCCATGACCGACCTGGCCCTGACCGGGGCGCTGAGCCAGATGGTCTCCCACGGCATTATTCTGGCGATTTTGTTTCACCTGGTGGGGGTGATCGAGGCCAAGGTGGGCACCCGCGAGCTGGACGTGCTCAACGGCCTGATGAACCCGGTGCGGGGGCTGCCCATGGTCAGCGCCCTGCTGGTGCTGGGGGGCATGGCCAGCGCCGGCATTCCCGGTCTGGTGGGGTTTGTGACGGAGTTTCTGGTGTTCCAGGGCAGCTACGCGGCCTACCCGCTACAGACCCTGCTGGGGGTGATCGGTACGGGCCTGACGGCGGTGTACTTCGTGATTTTGCTCAACCGCACCTGCTTTGGCAAGCTGGACAATGCGATCGCCTACTTCCCCAAGGTGACCTTCTCTGAAAAGCTGCCCGCCTACGTGCTGGCGGGGCTGATTCTGTTCCTCGGCATTCAGCCCAACTGGCTGGTGCAGTGGGGCGAACCCACCGCCAGCGTCATGGTGGCGGCAATGCCCGTGGTGCAGGCGGCGGATGAGGCGATCGAGTCTCTGCCCACGGAGGTCACGCCTGACCCGGCGATCGCCCTCCCCATCGGCACCCTCCCCGCCCTGCCATGA
- a CDS encoding NAD(P)H-quinone oxidoreductase subunit F, with protein MTPILAQTSWLIPLYPLLGALLTIPWSPAFITRTGPRPAGYINIVMTALALSHSLLAFLAFWGKSSPQFFFAPWLNVAGLNLTIPLEASAITLGACVLITTLNLLAQVYAVGYLEMDWGWGRFFAMMALFEAGMCALVLCNSLLFAYMLLEILTLGTYLLVGFWYNQSLVVSGARDAFLTKRVGDLVLLMAVLAIYPLAHTWDFRELAAWAQTAQVEPGLMTLIGIGLIAGPMSKCAQFPLHLWLDEAMEGPLPSTILRNAVVVTTGVWVLVKLGPVIALSSTASAFAIAVGTVTAIGATLISAAQVDIKRVLSYLSSAYMGLMFVAVGAHLPGTALLLALVYALGMATLVMGAGSIIINITTQDLTQMGGLWGRRPVTALAMLAGAAGFVALPPLGGFWAMLSLVSGLWDGQRGLLVAIVLLVNWLTAFSLARMMGLIFAGKTQQMTTRSPEPIWLIVLPLAVVAGFTLHLPLVMAQLHLLPPWAEVSQDMALLLTWSSILGAAVGTLLYVNRMVENPAGLIKKPVQNLLAYDFYTPKLYRNTFVLGVDLLSRLTDWLDRYVVDGLVNAVGLASLFSGETLKYGNTGQLQFYVLTIALGVAALGVLMNWSALAALF; from the coding sequence ATGACCCCAATTCTCGCCCAGACCAGCTGGTTAATTCCGCTGTACCCGCTGCTGGGGGCGCTGCTGACGATTCCCTGGTCGCCCGCCTTTATCACCCGCACGGGGCCGCGCCCGGCGGGCTACATCAATATTGTAATGACGGCGCTGGCCCTGAGCCACAGCCTGCTGGCGTTTTTGGCCTTTTGGGGCAAGTCTTCGCCGCAGTTTTTCTTTGCCCCCTGGCTAAATGTGGCGGGGCTGAATCTCACCATTCCTCTGGAGGCGTCGGCCATCACCCTGGGGGCCTGCGTGCTGATTACCACGCTAAACCTGCTGGCTCAGGTCTACGCCGTGGGCTATCTAGAAATGGACTGGGGCTGGGGGCGCTTTTTCGCCATGATGGCGCTGTTTGAGGCGGGCATGTGCGCCCTGGTGCTCTGCAACTCACTGCTGTTCGCCTACATGCTGCTGGAGATTTTGACCCTGGGCACCTACCTGCTGGTGGGTTTTTGGTACAACCAGTCGCTGGTGGTGAGCGGGGCGCGGGACGCGTTTTTGACCAAGCGGGTAGGCGACCTGGTGCTGCTGATGGCGGTGCTGGCCATCTATCCCCTGGCCCACACCTGGGACTTTCGCGAGCTGGCGGCCTGGGCGCAGACGGCACAGGTCGAGCCGGGGTTGATGACGCTGATTGGCATTGGCCTAATTGCGGGGCCGATGAGCAAGTGCGCCCAGTTCCCCCTGCACCTGTGGCTGGATGAGGCCATGGAAGGGCCGCTGCCCAGCACCATTTTGCGGAACGCGGTGGTGGTGACGACGGGGGTGTGGGTGTTGGTGAAGCTGGGGCCGGTGATTGCCCTGTCCTCCACGGCGTCGGCCTTTGCCATTGCGGTGGGAACGGTGACGGCGATCGGCGCGACTTTGATCTCTGCGGCCCAGGTAGACATTAAACGGGTGCTGTCTTACCTCAGCAGTGCCTACATGGGGCTGATGTTTGTGGCGGTGGGGGCCCACCTGCCCGGTACTGCCCTGCTGCTGGCCCTGGTTTACGCCCTGGGCATGGCCACCCTGGTGATGGGCGCAGGTTCGATCATCATCAACATCACAACTCAAGATTTGACTCAGATGGGCGGTCTGTGGGGTCGCCGTCCGGTGACGGCGCTGGCGATGCTCGCGGGCGCAGCGGGGTTTGTGGCCCTGCCGCCCCTGGGCGGATTTTGGGCCATGCTGTCGCTGGTGTCGGGGCTGTGGGACGGGCAGCGGGGGCTGTTGGTGGCCATTGTGCTGCTGGTCAACTGGCTCACCGCTTTTAGCCTGGCCCGGATGATGGGCCTGATCTTTGCGGGTAAAACCCAGCAGATGACGACCCGCTCCCCAGAGCCAATCTGGCTGATCGTGCTGCCCCTGGCCGTGGTGGCGGGCTTTACCCTACACCTGCCCTTGGTGATGGCCCAGCTCCACCTGCTGCCCCCCTGGGCCGAGGTCAGCCAGGATATGGCCCTGCTGCTCACCTGGTCGAGCATTCTGGGCGCGGCGGTAGGCACCCTGCTCTACGTCAACCGGATGGTTGAAAACCCGGCGGGCTTGATCAAAAAGCCGGTGCAAAATCTGCTGGCCTACGACTTCTATACCCCCAAGCTCTACCGCAACACCTTTGTGCTAGGGGTTGACCTGCTGTCGCGGCTGACCGACTGGCTCGATCGCTACGTGGTCGATGGCCTGGTCAATGCTGTCGGTCTGGCCTCTCTATTTAGCGGCGAAACCCTCAAGTACGGCAACACGGGCCAGCTTCAGTTCTACGTGCTGACCATTGCCCTGGGGGTTGCGGCCCTGGGGGTGTTGATGAACTGGTCGGCGCTGGCGGCGCTGTTTTAG
- the ispG gene encoding (E)-4-hydroxy-3-methylbut-2-enyl-diphosphate synthase has product MQTLPNPVSQASALPAFDPFDTTIHRRKTRPVPVGSVTIGGGHPVVVQSMINEDTLDVKGAAAAIRRLHEIGCEIVRVTVPSMAHAKALADIRKILEDTYQPVPLVADVHHNGMKIALEVAKHVDKVRINPGLYVFEKPQAGRTDYSQSEFEDIGAKIRETLEPLVISLRDQGKAMRIGVNHGSLAERMLFTYGDTPEGMVESALEFIRICESLDFRNLVISLKASRVPVMVAAYRLMCHRMDELGMDYPLHLGVTEAGDGEYGRIKSTAGIGTLLAQGIGDTIRVSLTEAPEKEIPVCYSILQALGLRKTMVEYVACPSCGRTLFNLEDVLHEVREATKHLTGLDIAVMGCIVNGPGEMADADYGYVGKTPGYISLYRGRDEIKKVPEDQGVAELINLIKADGRWVEP; this is encoded by the coding sequence ATGCAAACGCTACCCAACCCCGTGTCCCAGGCTTCTGCCCTTCCCGCCTTTGACCCCTTCGACACCACCATTCACCGCCGCAAAACTCGTCCGGTGCCCGTGGGCAGCGTCACCATCGGCGGCGGTCATCCGGTCGTGGTGCAGTCGATGATCAACGAAGACACCCTGGATGTCAAAGGCGCTGCCGCCGCCATCCGCCGCCTGCACGAGATCGGCTGCGAGATTGTGCGGGTGACGGTGCCCAGCATGGCCCACGCCAAGGCCCTGGCCGACATTCGCAAAATCCTAGAAGACACCTACCAGCCGGTGCCCCTGGTGGCCGACGTCCACCACAACGGCATGAAGATCGCCCTGGAAGTAGCCAAGCATGTCGATAAGGTGCGCATCAACCCTGGCCTCTATGTCTTTGAAAAGCCCCAGGCGGGCCGCACCGACTACTCCCAAAGCGAATTTGAAGACATCGGTGCCAAAATTCGTGAAACCTTAGAGCCCCTGGTGATCTCCCTGCGCGACCAGGGCAAGGCCATGCGCATTGGCGTCAACCACGGCTCCCTGGCCGAGCGCATGCTGTTTACCTACGGCGACACCCCCGAGGGCATGGTGGAGTCGGCCCTGGAGTTCATTCGCATCTGCGAATCTCTGGATTTTCGCAACCTGGTGATTTCGCTAAAGGCGTCGCGGGTGCCGGTGATGGTCGCCGCCTACCGCCTGATGTGCCACCGCATGGACGAGCTGGGCATGGACTACCCCCTGCACCTGGGCGTCACCGAAGCGGGCGACGGCGAATATGGCCGGATCAAGTCCACGGCGGGCATTGGCACCCTGCTGGCCCAGGGCATTGGCGACACCATTCGCGTCTCGCTGACCGAAGCCCCGGAGAAAGAAATTCCGGTGTGCTACAGCATTTTGCAGGCCCTGGGTCTGCGCAAAACCATGGTGGAGTACGTGGCCTGCCCCTCCTGTGGCCGCACCCTGTTCAATCTCGAAGACGTGCTCCACGAAGTGCGTGAGGCCACCAAGCACCTCACCGGCCTCGACATTGCGGTGATGGGCTGCATTGTCAACGGCCCCGGCGAAATGGCCGATGCCGACTACGGCTATGTAGGCAAAACCCCCGGCTATATTTCTCTGTACCGGGGCCGCGATGAGATTAAGAAGGTGCCCGAAGACCAGGGGGTAGCAGAGCTGATCAACCTGATCAAGGCCGATGGCCGTTGGGTAGAGCCCTAG
- a CDS encoding MBL fold metallo-hydrolase, with protein MTAASTPVSSPGPKAPRTVFDTVYAFAPNRDTQGATAYFIVNNTAESLPANLLVDAPAWDDHTQEWLAAQGGVRWLLITHRGSLGRAAAIQKALGCEVVIQEQEAYLLPDTPTTPFHHSFEFDSKLQAFWTPGHSPGSACLYYSAYGGVLFTGRHLLPSPTGNPEPLRLSKTFHWPRQLQQVQALQRRFSPETLAHICPGASTGFLRGRRTIDRAYERLQQIDIDAHRGIQPLL; from the coding sequence ATGACCGCCGCTTCGACGCCCGTTTCGTCCCCCGGCCCCAAGGCTCCGCGAACGGTGTTTGATACCGTGTACGCCTTTGCCCCCAACCGCGACACCCAGGGAGCGACTGCCTATTTCATTGTAAACAACACCGCCGAGAGCCTGCCCGCCAACTTACTCGTAGATGCCCCCGCCTGGGACGATCACACCCAGGAGTGGCTAGCCGCCCAGGGCGGCGTGCGATGGCTGCTCATCACCCACCGGGGCAGCCTGGGGCGGGCGGCCGCCATCCAAAAAGCCCTGGGCTGCGAAGTGGTGATCCAAGAACAGGAGGCCTACCTGCTGCCCGACACGCCCACCACCCCCTTTCACCACAGCTTTGAGTTTGACTCTAAACTCCAGGCCTTTTGGACCCCTGGCCACTCGCCGGGGTCGGCCTGCCTCTACTACAGCGCCTACGGCGGCGTGCTGTTCACCGGGCGGCACCTGCTGCCCAGCCCCACAGGCAATCCGGAACCGCTGCGGCTGAGCAAGACCTTTCACTGGCCACGGCAGCTCCAGCAGGTACAGGCGCTCCAAAGGCGCTTTTCGCCTGAGACCCTGGCCCACATCTGTCCGGGGGCCAGCACGGGCTTTTTGCGGGGGCGGCGCACCATCGATCGCGCCTACGAACGGCTCCAGCAGATCGATATAGACGCCCATCGGGGGATACAGCCGCTGCTTTGA
- a CDS encoding site-2 protease family protein codes for MVFFWLLVLGLLTYVLLQRSVSRITRTPVWLLWLVMMLPAFVLTAWVMVNGGEEPAPTALLLGLFIACPILYWVLIQKGRVAPPKTASPEGEAADPKLAVAPPPKPTLRPIDKDEEAMLQGCFPWSVYYLQNIEYRPQAMICRGQLRSTPTVAYDTVRENIRRHFGDRFLVLFQEGLQGKPVFALVPNPQGEKGDLNARTLTRPGLALGLLLVTLFTTTAVGTYLAGVTEEQLQAAPALILQGLPYALGLLVILGCHEMGHYLAARRYNMRVTLPYFIPVPFFLGTLGAFIQMKSPVPNRRALFDVGIAGPLSGLVVAVPLLLWGLSQSTVVPIPEEGSSLLNFEALDPKASLMLTLLSKLVLGAAVGADQAIHLHPIAIAGCLGLVVTALNLMPVGQLDGGHIVHAMYGQRVGGIVGQVSRLLVFGLALVHPELMIWAILLFFIPAADQPALNDVSELDDRRDLLGLVALTLLVMIVLPAPGILTRLLY; via the coding sequence ATGGTGTTTTTCTGGCTTCTAGTTCTTGGTCTGCTGACCTATGTGCTGCTTCAGCGCAGCGTTAGCCGCATCACCCGTACCCCTGTGTGGCTGCTGTGGCTGGTGATGATGCTGCCTGCGTTTGTGCTGACGGCCTGGGTGATGGTCAACGGCGGTGAAGAGCCAGCCCCCACCGCCCTGCTGCTGGGGCTGTTTATTGCCTGTCCAATTCTCTACTGGGTGCTGATTCAGAAGGGGCGCGTTGCTCCCCCCAAGACCGCCAGCCCGGAGGGTGAGGCAGCTGACCCCAAGCTCGCCGTGGCTCCACCGCCTAAACCCACCCTGCGCCCCATCGACAAAGACGAGGAGGCGATGCTTCAGGGCTGCTTTCCCTGGTCGGTGTATTACCTGCAAAATATTGAGTACCGTCCCCAGGCCATGATCTGTCGAGGGCAGCTGCGCTCGACGCCTACGGTGGCCTACGACACGGTGCGGGAGAATATTCGCCGCCACTTTGGCGATCGCTTCCTGGTGCTGTTTCAGGAGGGTCTCCAGGGCAAGCCGGTGTTTGCCCTGGTGCCCAACCCCCAGGGGGAAAAGGGCGACCTGAACGCCCGAACCCTGACCCGCCCAGGGCTGGCTCTGGGGCTGCTGCTGGTTACTCTGTTTACCACCACAGCAGTGGGCACCTACCTGGCGGGGGTCACTGAAGAGCAGCTCCAGGCGGCCCCGGCGCTGATTTTGCAGGGCTTGCCTTACGCCCTGGGGCTGCTGGTTATTTTGGGCTGCCACGAGATGGGCCACTACCTGGCGGCCCGCCGCTACAACATGCGGGTCACCTTGCCCTACTTTATTCCGGTGCCGTTTTTCCTGGGCACCCTGGGGGCCTTTATTCAGATGAAGTCGCCCGTGCCCAACCGCCGCGCCCTGTTTGATGTGGGCATTGCCGGGCCGCTGTCGGGGCTGGTGGTGGCGGTGCCGCTGCTGCTGTGGGGGCTGAGCCAATCCACCGTGGTTCCCATCCCTGAGGAGGGCTCTAGCCTGCTGAACTTTGAGGCTTTAGACCCCAAAGCCTCCCTGATGCTGACTTTGCTCTCGAAGCTGGTGCTGGGGGCAGCGGTGGGGGCTGACCAGGCGATTCACCTGCACCCGATCGCGATCGCAGGCTGCCTGGGCCTGGTCGTAACCGCTCTCAACCTGATGCCCGTGGGCCAGCTCGACGGGGGCCACATTGTCCATGCTATGTACGGCCAGCGGGTGGGCGGCATTGTCGGTCAGGTATCCCGGCTGCTGGTGTTTGGCCTGGCGCTAGTGCACCCTGAGCTGATGATCTGGGCCATTCTGCTGTTCTTTATTCCGGCGGCAGATCAGCCCGCCCTCAACGACGTCAGCGAGCTGGACGATCGCCGCGACCTGCTGGGTCTGGTGGCCCTGACCCTGTTGGTTATGATTGTGCTGCCAGCGCCGGGCATTCTCACCCGGCTGCTGTACTAG
- a CDS encoding NCS2 family permease, whose amino-acid sequence MTQPTQNLPQAPPSPSSGNKLAEFFNFTALRTNFRTEVLAGFTSFVTMAYILVVNPAILSNAIFLNESGDLFGELVVATGVSAALATLVMALYAKLPFLLAPGMGINAYFAFTVVLGLGIDWRVALAAVFVEGIIFILMTITNVRSKIVEAIPDAVKHATTAGIGLFIAYIALQGAGIVVPSEATFTTLGNLRSPQTAMALLGLAITTGLFARRVTGALLWGILGTALLAWVFGVSPWPTGLMAIPTAPTDLVGQAFVGLGDLFRINFWEMVSIIFVFLFVDLFDTIGTLTGLGTKAGYIDSEGRFPGVEKAFMADAVGTTAGAVLGTSTVTTYIESASGIAEGGRSGFTALVAAGLFLASILFIPLLQGIPAFATAPALIVVGVLMMSGARMIEWDEPADAIAAFLTIIMMPLAFSIAEGLAMGLIAFPLIKAFQGKTSETSIGMWILAAIFLLRYIFVAGG is encoded by the coding sequence GTGACGCAACCCACTCAAAATCTGCCCCAGGCACCGCCCAGCCCGAGTTCGGGCAATAAACTTGCCGAATTCTTTAACTTCACGGCGCTGCGGACTAATTTTCGCACTGAGGTACTGGCCGGGTTCACGTCGTTTGTAACGATGGCCTACATTTTGGTTGTGAATCCGGCTATTCTGTCGAATGCTATCTTTCTCAACGAGTCGGGAGACCTCTTTGGAGAACTGGTGGTCGCCACGGGGGTTTCGGCGGCTCTGGCGACGCTGGTGATGGCTCTCTACGCCAAGCTGCCCTTTTTGCTGGCTCCCGGCATGGGCATTAACGCCTATTTTGCCTTTACGGTGGTGCTGGGGTTAGGCATCGACTGGCGCGTTGCCCTGGCGGCGGTGTTTGTTGAGGGCATCATCTTTATCCTGATGACAATCACTAACGTGCGCAGCAAAATCGTGGAGGCCATTCCCGATGCGGTCAAGCACGCGACGACGGCGGGGATTGGCCTGTTTATTGCCTACATCGCTCTCCAGGGGGCAGGGATTGTTGTGCCGTCGGAGGCCACCTTTACCACCCTGGGCAACCTGCGATCGCCGCAGACCGCTATGGCCCTGCTGGGCCTGGCCATTACCACAGGGCTGTTTGCCCGCCGAGTCACCGGGGCGCTGCTGTGGGGAATTTTGGGCACGGCCCTGCTGGCGTGGGTGTTTGGCGTTTCCCCCTGGCCCACGGGGCTGATGGCGATACCGACGGCCCCCACCGATCTGGTTGGTCAGGCGTTTGTGGGCCTGGGTGACCTCTTCCGCATCAATTTCTGGGAGATGGTCAGCATCATCTTTGTGTTTTTGTTTGTGGATTTGTTTGACACCATTGGCACCCTGACCGGCCTGGGCACCAAGGCGGGCTACATCGACAGCGAGGGTCGGTTCCCTGGGGTCGAAAAGGCGTTTATGGCCGATGCGGTGGGCACTACCGCCGGGGCAGTGCTGGGCACCTCAACGGTGACCACCTACATTGAGTCGGCCTCAGGCATCGCCGAAGGGGGGCGCAGCGGGTTTACCGCCCTGGTGGCGGCCGGTCTGTTTTTGGCGTCAATTTTGTTCATTCCGCTGTTGCAGGGCATTCCCGCCTTTGCCACGGCCCCGGCGCTGATTGTCGTGGGGGTGCTGATGATGTCGGGGGCCAGGATGATTGAATGGGATGAACCGGCGGATGCGATCGCCGCCTTTCTGACCATTATTATGATGCCCCTGGCCTTCTCCATTGCCGAGGGCCTGGCCATGGGCCTGATTGCCTTCCCGCTGATCAAAGCCTTCCAGGGCAAGACCAGCGAAACCAGCATCGGCATGTGGATCTTGGCCGCCATCTTTTTGCTGCGGTACATCTTTGTGGCGGGGGGCTAG